Below is a genomic region from Erigeron canadensis isolate Cc75 chromosome 7, C_canadensis_v1, whole genome shotgun sequence.
CTGCTGCTATGTCTTATATATAGAttgaatgtatgtatgaatctatatattgatgatgatatacACCCATGTAATTTATATGCACaaattttttgttgtttgaatGTATTCACGTACATATATGAAGTAAGAGACCGACGGTGGATGTTGGGGATAAATTGATAATGTTGGTGATGATAAAGAATAAAGATTTGTTGTGTATATCTTTGAACATCTTTTATGTGTTTGTAAGTATATCTGCTTGGCACAATTTCTTATTTGATAAAGGGTATGATTGTCtaattcatattaaaaaataaaattgagtatgtttgtaatataaattttttgttggGGAAATTTGTAATTTACATGTTATTATtaggtatatatgtaattgGCCCTTAAACTAGACTATAATACAACTTAATAAACACATTAGTAAATAACcatcttaaaaagttaaaagtgattaccttaagaaattaataagCTCAAACCGACCCAAATACAAAGAAACTTGGGCCTATTTTGAGAAGCCCATTTAAAAACATCTAAGTATCTAACAATTCAACCCATTAAAGAGCAAGGGATCAGGCAAATTAAAGGGCTATAAGCCTATAAGTAAGAAGGAGTCAGACGAAATGATTagcccatttttatttttttttttaaaaaaacaggGTAACTTGGTGGTGGGATAAGATCTTGTAACTataaggtcatgggttcaaaacCTATATAGGGGGTTTTCTCATATTTATTGAGTTTCCTACTGAATTGGTGTATTGACATTATTGCTTAGTAGGGATATGATCGGGTGGTACCTTGATGGCACAACGATACTCCAGTGTTCCGTCAGTGATCCaaatttgccgttcaaaaaaacaaacaaaaaaaaaaaaacagggtAAGGGTAACGATACACATACTATGTCTTTTTTTTCGTACAACATCAATCTACGTGTTATACATCTGATGATATAACATATAAGAGGGTTGGCAACCCACCTCTCATTTCCTTTTTCACCACTCACTTCTAACCAATCACAACATGTCACCTCAACTCCACCACTCACTTAccactcatccaaattttgttggcatccgaccactcacttcactactcattttacaattttcattttatttaaacattaaattttcattaaattaaaaacattacataataaataaaattaaaaatatattgattaagCAAATCCATCTTTTCACGAAGATACACGAGATACTGACTTTCGTTGCGGTTAAGAACCCTATTGGGAGCCGCCAATCGGTCGATCTGGGCTTGGTAAGCCGCCTTATTTTCAGACACGCTCTGAATGACGTTGTTTACTCCAGTGCGGTGGCTGGATGCGTAATTCAGGTGGACTTGGATCGCCATTTTAACATCATGGAGATTCATTGGACTGTTAGCCATGAGAAGGTGGATtgtggtaaaatgagatttgtaTTTAGGAGAAAGTATTTAAAATTAGAGAGTTGTGTGTGTAAATATGTAGTATgtagtatatataggaaaggtgaaaaggttaaaaaaaaaagctaaaacatTCAAAATCCAACCGTTGGAACACACAAATTCATGCATCATTTGAGTGGTCAAGTGTGTGGTCACACCACGCAGTTTCATGCCACGACGTGTGGTCGTGTGTTGAGTGGTGGTGCCACGCCCATAATCCATCCACCATCCATCTATTGCCAACCCTCTAAGTTAATGACATAGGATGGGTAAAAGATATAATTGTCGCCTATATACGAATATAAATCAAGACTAATCAAATACTCCAACCAATTAACAACCCAACTTTGTAAGATATTTGAAACAATCAAAAATTCATACAAACATATTTGAAACAAACAAATGAAGCATTGTCTCATgtaaaaaaggaaaagatttTGACAAGTAAGTTTTCTTCCTACCCAACTACCAACATCTTTACCCATCTCCAATGTTCTTTCTGGTTTTTGGTAAAGAGATTAAATAATGATtgtatttataaacttttagaagttttgttttctttgttttttattcaattaaaaaaacttaaaaagatgaaaagaaaaatcacCTCTAATGTGGTCTTGTGTTTAGCATCTTAATATCTCTACAATAGTTTTTATATTCAAATctcattaaataaaaatcttgaaaatgaTTAAGGAAAGGTTTGAAAACGATCTCGAGAATAATCTAGTTAGACCGTGTGGCATCTCTGAAAGTTTGAATCTATaattttatctatactacttattaaaaaaaatacctcaatgttaaaagttacatgagtggaaatgtctaaaatgcccttccatataatatttttatcaaCCACCCTTaagatatgtaatatttttacttagtactaaaatatttttacttacactacccctttatattaatgattaagttatactatcaatcttttattttttaaaatattcacattaataatctacatcaatcgacgtctcatctaccacaaatagtcgcatctaccaccacatcgtcgccgtcacgactaccgtcgcattgcgcggataacGTGCTAGttaattttaatgtaatttGTATAGAATAGGATTGAATCTTACATTAATTCTCAAATCtataaatcaaatatatgaACTACTCAAAACTAGCCTAATGCCCGCACGAtacggcggtgagatagtggggttataggtcatagagtgtgataggtcataggaggtgattgAGGTCATAGGGGTAGGTGATAGGATGATCTACCTGACGGACTTCGCCCTTAGCcatacgggttccgccctcagatttaaaaattcgtcgaaagtatatcgaatgtcATCTCtatttttaagaacacccatataatttttataatttatcgatgtacgatttttaagataaatttttttgatttaattagaaaaataaaatgatttatggaggagagaaaaacaaatgagtggttgaaatttgatgaGAGAgggaaaaatgaatggttgagatttaaggatattataggtacATTAGGTGATGATATTGAAACTAATGGATAAAACTTAAAAGAGAGGGGTGAATAGATGAGGGTAAATACTTTATAAGGTAGTTTAAATAgatagaaatattaaaaaatatcaattgTCACGTATCGTTGGGATATACCCCCTttgtcccaatttaaatgtctcattttgacttttgagatcTTTCTTTCACAACTTTGACTGCAAATTGTTTCGtgtatgttatataataattgatgtaaaatatatgtatagattgagctttaaatatattttttattggtatAACTTTCATTAGGTATCATactatacaaacaaaaatattcacgGTCAaagtttaataatattaaacttAGGAAATCAAATTTGAACTTTTAAATTAAGACGGATGAAGTATTCGGGTACTGCTACAAGCCTACAACCAACGCCTTTTTGTTTTATACAGTATCAATTATCAATTATATCTAAgtactttaataattaataattagtaATAATCTAATACAAATTATTACATCATTTTGAAAGGAGTACATTGTTATGTTCTGATATGACATTTTGATACACCTAAACTTAATGATAGACACAGGTGAATTCGAACAAGACCATATTGATCGAACATTGtttaaaacatattatatatacttaaaatctgttgtgaaaaaggcaaaatgTAAGAAAGAAAGACATAAATGATTATATGAGAAGGGTAGATAGAGAGCATATAAAAGCAAAGCAGTGGCTGCAGGAATCGACATAAATTCGGTCTTAAAAGAAACGCCATTAACCACCTGAATTGCATATATTGTCCCTTGTCTCTTTGTCTTCTTACTTTGTCGCTTCTAACTAACCCCACACAGATAATTATAAACACTAGCACAATACTTATGAAATACAGTTGTTACGGTGGTATGGCAGTGACGGCGACAGTTGGTGATGTTAATATTGACAGATAGtgatatagataattaatataaaaataattaatttaatgaggTGATAGAAATAGTTTAGAAGATTTGGAACTGatgatataaattattttattaaaagtataatagGTTATTTTGGATTTAACTCTTTCTAAATGTTGGTTCATTAAAGATGTTTTGATCAATTCAcaatgaaaaattttctaacttttttaaaaaatgagagGTAGAGAATTTTTACTCTTTTCGTAAGTGTCATAGTTcactaaatatttttgtttgtgttatatatatatataacactttatATAACATATACGAATTGATTgggttttaaatgtacttttcattgatataacttacatcaactaatatataatacaaacaaagacatttacggttaaagtcgaaagaaaaagacttgatcagccaaaataggacaattaaaatgggacagaGGAGATacagtaataaatataaaataataaatatgactaaaataataaaatttgatgTTGTATATTAAGGTTAAAGGAGAgtatatgtaaaataaaaatttatgcGCCAtatgttaaggatgtttttatACCTACGAAACTAGTTACATCTATTATAAATCTTAAACATATTGTAACTAACAACAACAATATTAACCAAGATAGATGTTTACCCATGACTGCTACTTATAAACATCATTTGACATAATTTTGTAATTTATCCTGTCTTGCTGGAGACTCTCAATgtaatagttttaaaaaaattatcacatGCCATATAAGGTTAAAATATCGGGATGTGTAACCCCACCAGGGAAAAATGTGTAACCCCACCACAGAGGGTATTAGCGGCAACGTCGTCGCTAATACTGTGGGTCCTCATGTCTATAATAGTAAATCTGAACGAGAAATTAGTGGGGGccctgtcagtgtcagagtattagcggcgacgtcgccgttaaTACCTTGGTTGGGTTGACTTTTGCTTGGTGGTGTTACCCTCTGCCTAAAATATAAgaagaaatgaaattgaaacttggtaattgaaatgaaataaaGCTAATTGATATCacatttatttcaaaaaaagaaTCATATAAACTGATATCACAtggtatttttaaaataataaaaacgaGAACTACTCgactttaaaataatttatatcacACCAAATGGGAATAAAATAATCGTTGATTTCCCACCCTCAACAATGATTGAGGTTTTTGTTTAACCAACTTATATCTTTTTAGACAACCTCACGTTCGTATTGAGAGCAACAAAATACTTATGATGATATATACTTTCGAGCATTAGAATACCATATTGATTAGATCGAAAAATTATATAACACGATTCATTTAAATACCCCATGATATCTTCAAGTACGTATTAAAATTATATGCCTCGTATTCTTAGATCAAGACAGCGcaaaatgatttaaaaattttacatacACGATTTACCTAACCATTTTGCATCAACGTTCGTGTAAGTTCAATTCGTGTATAAAGTATTGATCAGCCAAATGAATAGTCTGACAAATattgtttataaacaaaattatgaGTAAAACAAGCTTgattgagattttaaaaaaacttttacatCATCGACTATTAATTCTTTAaactttgttttgttattttattaaccATTTCCAATCTATAACTTAATTgctaaaaaaactattttttttaaaattcaaaaatagatACTGGtaagttaaaatttttaaatagcCAAATAGGTAAGTAAGTTGATACAAATTGAAAGAATACTATATGAATTGACAATGTTTTGAGATTGCTACGTTTGCATGTCTTTGAAACGTTAGATGTGTTTGTTCAATTCGGTTTTTGCAATGAAACCCATTATTCGAACTAAAAATCAACTAatatagattataaaaaaaagctCAAATAGTTATGCTTGTGACATTAGATAAATTATCGTAAGATTAAAAAGTTCTGAATTCATTAGTTATTTTCTATagaattttaatattaaaagtttgaatttttcttgttcttgctataaataaattaactacATTAAAAAGAGAATTTGTTATAAGTAGTAGCTAGACAATGACATGCTATCTTAAAGTTGTTGATACATTATTATGTATTGTAATTAAAGAGTAAGTGTAATATCATATTCAATAATTAAAAACTAGTGTTATTATAGGTTGATTTTGTcaaatacataagttgttttttttatatgtaacttcttttctctctatataactaagataaaataggtttttctttaggtatcatttttctttttcgtacctattaagctttttttttatgtgtcattctctaataattttaatgttttattatatatattgacatttaattatatattttttaatgcttATGGGGTACTTTATTTGCCACGTCATCATTTGCCTATATGgactttttttataattaatcttaaatagtaaataaaaagcaaaatacaagattagaactcatgacctctaacttttaatattatgcaaaaaccacttgatctaacttaatatttgtttatattctgCAAACTACGGTAGATATTCATTGAATATTAAACTAACTAAAAATCATTGATAATATATTGTCGATCTTTGTAACTTATCTCATTCTATTttcctttgtatttaattatctttatacgtggaatataatatactttaatataatgtaaaactagattatattgataattacatcTAATATTTACTAAccgattatattatcaatgttaaattagatatttactttatcaatttcacacatatatttttgatatttaaatctatatttgtaacttatctTCATATAACTAAGATTccgtattttgataatatatgagcgcaaagatgtttatatatgcTTTATAGTGCGTCTtattattaattcaatgataattatcattgtgccgttttaaaataataataaaaaaaataatgatcattgttttatatgaaattgttttttatactatatttaatatatatagatcatagaaaaatgaatttcatgatttataaatatttacgtttcattagtcatgctttaacattgataaatatatattatatatttataaattataactttattatttgcatcagttgtaaattgactattttttatatcataaactatgaataataatgtaattatcagTTAATTTAGTTTACGTTATCGGTCAGTCCCGCATAACGTGCAAGTATAATCTAGTTTATCTATAAAAAGACGGCAAATCTGTctctggaaaaaaaaagaatatatatatactccgaTATATTAGCTTGAATATACACCAATCTACCtaactactatataaaaatatttatttttatttttataacaaaaaaatttccAAACGCTTGATATTAAGTAAGATCCATATCTTTAGAGGGTTAGATTTCGATTCTTGTAAGTTTGTGTGGACTATTATCAATGATCATATTCAACGGGGATGTTATTTGCAAATTTTGTTAATAATGAATATATGAAGCAAAGAGTGATTGATTCATGATTTGagggtcaattttttttttaaaggaagcAACATATAAATGGTTAATACTCCTTAAGTAGATGCATTCACGTTGATTCTCTGATAATGTCCTAAAAGATTTGCCCTCCATGTGTTAGATTAGTATAACATTGTTAAGACCCTTCATTACATTTGAATGTGgcaggattcgaacctgagagCCCCTTTTACCCAAGAAGGAAACCATAATATGAAAAACTCTCTAACCACTGGGCTAGCATTAAAGGTCATTTACCTTGCAACTTACAACTAACACACGACTCGACTCATTTTCTCAACGCAATTTGTAGATCAATAAATAACATAGAGCGATGATTGATGTTGAATGACTATATATGCACGTTAAAAAATATCCATGACTCGATAGAAGTGCTAGCATTTACCAAAAGAATGACAAATGAgcaaatattaacaaaaatgcaagaaaataagtttttcttttttaatctttttgataATTAACCATATACCtaaatatcattaataaattaatttatataatttattttttacatcaattactctTATATGAGTTACCTGTAATACTTATTGTTATTACCATCACacgtcgccaccaccatcacgacaCAACGACACCGTTGCCGTTATCATCATCGTCTCCGTATTGCGTGAGCATCAaatctaattttatttatgtgtatgCATACATATTTCGTGACAAAGTGTAAAATatgaaactatatatactatatattacttaaaataataatattatattttccaaaaaaatttaGTCAAATTCACACATGTCATCCTTTTTTCATAAATAGTGTGGTACCGTTTCCCACTCTTCATATCTAGtctattttttcaataaataCTATATCTCTTCTCATTTCTCACAATatctaaattttccaaccaACTCTctttaaacaacaaaaatggCTAGAAGAGTAAGTTTCAGCCCGGGCATCGATGGTATGCCATCACCTTTATACTTCACAAAACACAATCATGATATCGATAAACCCAACATGATATCAGAGCCGATGATTAAAATATGGGCTTTTCGGCCACGAAAGAACTCAGGTTTTTCCGCCATGAGATTTCTAGGTAGAATCAAAGCTAAAGTTGCACGAGCATTCGGTTTGGTGTCATCTTCTTCACGtaaaatatcatcatcatcatcggaTGATTCTTCATCATGCAAGAATATTTATTGTAGTAGTTTAGAAAGATCAAGATCGTATGTTGAAGCTTTGGATTCACATAGAGCTCAAGCCATTGAAGATTGTATTCAATTCttgcattcttcttcttcttctaattcttcTTCCTCTTTTCAGAGGTCTAAATCAGTATCTGCCTTTtcttattaatatttgtttaaagaattaaaaatatttatttcatgTGGTTTATTAGTCTAGATAAACTGTAAATCAATTagaaaatggtagaaaagaaATTTTGTAGTACTAGTTTGAACTTTTCAATGTTCTTGATTTTTATTCACCGTAAATTTAATCATATATAGCTAGTTTACACTTTACAGTCAGCAATATCCTTACTatattttatcttattattttgttgaatgaattaTCTTGCAATTTAATTTAGATATTCTAGAAATAGAAATAACTAGGCAGTTGCCTACGACAAAAACTATTCATAAATATTGTTCATATCGCTACTATCTTTTGAACGATTGATTGTGAAGTGTTGTGGACTTGTGGTTCTACTGTAGGTAGGTCAATGTTGATTTTCTACGAGAAAtaaatttgttgtttttgtaaTCGGGTATAACTTAAACCATACGTTAAAATCATGAGGGACTTTTTAACATGTGTAGAAAATGATTTGAgtgagtttgtgagagcaacatcatccaacaaagataatgttaatattataaatcattttccttttgtaattttgtgtttAAAATGTTACCATGTTTTTATAAATCTcatatttgtatatatctagcACAATTTATAGCCATATGGTATCATCTAGAATATTAGTTGAATTTTACTGTAACATGATTGCTATCTCTgctccctaataaagcaaatctccCCTTATTAAATATTGTTGTCTTCTCCACTACTACCGCCAaattgcacgggtaccatgctcgtatcaTTTAATATAATTGCATCCACATTTTAGTATGGTATCTAAATAACATTTTTgttaaaagttttcaaaatagcCATAGTGCTTTGATTCGTCCTGCTAAGAGTTATGgtcaaaaaaggaaaagaagaatTTATGTTTGCTATTTTTTGACCGGTCTTTATCTTATGTCGTGAATTACATAACCCCTTAGGTCCACTTTAATTACTTTTTCCTAGCTATTTTTGAGTTCTATATTTGGCTCTTTGGTTTGTTTTTAACGAATCAATAGTTGCCATGTGTCTTTGTTAAAATCTTGCCAATATGAAAAATGTAatgtcaaaaactcaaaatcttgtCAAATTGTCAAAGGTTACTAAacccaaaatacaaaaacaaaaagtgggTCCTTGTACTTgattttgtgaaaaaaaaaagacaaagagAAGCCACAATCGGTCATATAGCCGATAGTATTTGCCAAAAAGAACCAATTGCACTTGTTAATACACATGCTACAATGTTGTCAAAGAGCCAAtagaaatcaaaagaaaataacttATGTTTTTTTACGACTGCACCTTTACCCCTAAGTTTTATTctatttaatagaaaaataaatattattcaattaatttagttttttgaGAGGCATCAACTAGCTTATAGTCCGATTCCATCTATACTCAATTTATCATAATTCTATGTGCTATCATAGCATCAAGCAAAACATTAATAAGTTAGATAATTAAACTTGTATGATATCttattatagataaaacatatcTGTTTATTATAAGAGTATATATAACTTGCGCTTAAAATACGATGGTTCAACACTTTAATTACTTTTTCCTAgctatttataatttattttttaaaaatgtaatcGAATGTGTTTGCGTATATTGACGTAATAATTCAACAACTCCAACGTAACTACTCTCATATGTGGGGTACATTTGCATCGATTATCCATCATGTTCCttctataaaattataatataactgtcaaaaagtgttacaaaaaTTATCTACTTTATTACGAGTACTATTTTTGCAGGATTTTTCGATAACGCTGATAGTTCATGTTGGATGTTGTCTActtcttttggtttttgttttaaacaatGATTTTTCTTCATAATCGTATTTGGAAGTTTTGATACCAACACTTCAACATTCAAGTTATACGAATCTGAAACTGAACAGTCGCTTTAGTCGTTGGTAGAGGTAAAACTTCCTATATTACATCCTCAGTATTTTGCTTATTACGAGATGAAGTATTGTCGATATTAACATTGTACAACTTTTATTAAGCATGTAGAACAGTAAATCAGAGTAGTCATATAGAACCTGATTAGAAATGTCATTTACAAGGAAATGGGAAAATAGTCAAATACCTGGTAAATACCTGGTAAATGCGGAATTTCAGTTATTAAAATGTCAAATTATTTAATAACTAAAGCCAAATCCAGGAGATTTGAAACCCAATTAGTTCATCTAGTATTGgtcattttttttccaatttataAACTACTAGGTCTTGAATTATACTTGTACataattaagttaatattaGTCCATTCAATTgaatattttcattttgtaaGATCGCAATTTGTCATCTGTTTCAGattatgaactttcaaattcaTTTGAACATTACTTGGTTgaagagaatgagaaagactCCAAACATTGATTTTAACTTTGAGTCTATTTCCACTAAACTACTCAAAATAGAGTGGTAAAGTTACGAAAAAGAAACAATATCAATCTTTGCCACTTGGGTTTGAGGGAATTCTGCAACACCCATAGAAACCGAGAATCATCAGAGCAAATGGAAGGTAAACGCAATGAGAGATGCTACTCACAGAACGAGTAAACATAGAAACATGAGAACCAAGCTAGCTGGAGATCTGGCATTACAAGTTGGCTCGAAAACTGAATCAGTCATATCCCACTGTGAAAGATGGCAATCTAATAACCAATTCGGCATGAAGTAATGGACAAGTAACAGCTGCCTATTCACTTCAGCTAAAAAGACATACAGTCAGCTGCTGTTTCCATCTAAATGTTTAAATCTAAAATCGCGATATTGTTGGGTTTTACTATACTCATAATTCCTACATATCTGGGATTGTATTATGAAAATCAATGAGTTGTAATACACACACCAAGTCATAAGTCATCCCTAATAAAGATATCAATTTGACATCAACTACAATTTCAATCTATTATTTAGCATAGTACAATAAAGCTGGAAATTTTACTGACAACATTAAAAGATAATGCCAATTATATTTCCCAACATGATGGTTTTCGAGTACGCCTTACAGTTTAATCAACCTACATCCCTTACCACTAACTGGACATCcagcaaaagaagaaataaatCAACTGGCATTGATGATAACAAATCAATTGACAGGAAAGAGCCATTTATACCGAATATGAAGAGTTCTAAATTGCCATCAAGTCATCAACAGTGATTGACTAAAGCCTGTGTACCTTTATTCCTTAAACAACCTTCAAGACCTATGCCAAGATTAATGCAAGTTGTGAGCATCAAATGATGACTACTAGGGCCTCCAAATTAAAGGCATGACTAAAAATTGTGGATGTTCACTAATTTAGGTTATTATGACATCATTCACAGTCCCCAATTCAATCCTTACAGATAAGTATAACTAATACCGACTTGGATGTACTCAAAATGTGGATATAGTGATCTATATTGCATCACTATACCTTTTCCACAACTGATTCCTGAAGATTTGATCCAACTGACAAATTACGGAAATCGAACTACAAAGGTTTCCCGTTATCAGTTCATCATGTTCTTTTCATGACATACATGTGCATCCAGTTAAAATGCAGAGCCAGTTCTAACCTATTCTAGCAACAACTCCAACGGTAACTACATACATTGATCTTCTTCAAGCTTCAGATAAACTACCTAATTATACTTTACCAAGGTA
It encodes:
- the LOC122608633 gene encoding uncharacterized protein LOC122608633: MARRVSFSPGIDGMPSPLYFTKHNHDIDKPNMISEPMIKIWAFRPRKNSGFSAMRFLGRIKAKVARAFGLVSSSSRKISSSSSDDSSSCKNIYCSSLERSRSYVEALDSHRAQAIEDCIQFLHSSSSSNSSSSFQRSKSVSAFSY